From Opisthocomus hoazin isolate bOpiHoa1 chromosome 10, bOpiHoa1.hap1, whole genome shotgun sequence, a single genomic window includes:
- the SKOR1 gene encoding LOW QUALITY PROTEIN: SKI family transcriptional corepressor 1 (The sequence of the model RefSeq protein was modified relative to this genomic sequence to represent the inferred CDS: deleted 2 bases in 2 codons) — MEAIASQMGNGRDASSSPNSKQELQPYQGSTTLKPNQVGETSLYGVPIVSLVIDGQERLCLAQISNTLLKNYSYNEIHNRRVALGITCVQCTPVQLEILRRAGAMPISSRRCGMITKREAERLCKSFLGEHKPPKLPENFAFDVVHECAWGSRGSFIPARYNSSRAKCIKCSYCSMYFSPNKFIFHSHRTPDSKYTQPDAANFNSWRRHLKLSDKTATEELSHAWEDVKAMFNGGTRKRTFSLQGPAVGGPGAGSPAAKTALHPPPPAGPELAPAHKTLRCGGQEPGGERGGGGLGGLPAGHGGAAGGHGGAGGVRSYPVIPVPSKGFGMLQKLPPPLFPHPYGFPAAAFGLCPKKQEDALGGGGAAGGGGGAGGEAGKGGALPPAMFWGPPHPHPHQPAQPPHQPGAAKDAGVYPSFPVFWPAAGSLPVPSYPAQSQAKAAATVAVVAAAAAAAAAAGGGGGAEPPCLPGRHGELEGGSEPSGSGRSSATPQEGAGGEGERCPSALSRAAGEEERSGDEALLAPLPLPRKGSYLSAFRPVVKDAESIAKLYGTREAYGGGGGRGPGYLSPDFLSEGSSSYRSLSPGGDTAEEPEVDVESNRFPEDEEEEAAAAAPPEGRDPPRLLPGAEEPSPDGADGPEEKAGEPAAGEGGQQPDGSPERSSSSGAYEVYGPERGEPLQPLKPTASLGAPAAFLCTPEAKEQDKEDNHPAAEDLEARKSYQDQRTVPHPSPASADRADDGLGMDVAGTQLLEKDIENLARDELQKLVLEQMELRKKLERDFQSLKDNFQDQMKRELAYREEMVQQLQIVRDTLCNELDQERKARYAIQQKLKEAHDALHHFSCKMLTPRHCTGNCSFKPPLLPQ, encoded by the exons atggagGCGATCGCCAGTCAGATGGGAAACGGGAGAGACGCAAGCTCCTCCCCAAACTccaagcaggagctgcagccgtACCAGGGCTCCACTACCCTCAAACCCAACCAAGTGGGCGAGACCTCCCTCTACGGCGTGCCCATCGTCTCCCTGGTCATCGACGGGCAGGAGCGGCTCTGCCTGGCGCAGATCTCCAACACGCTGCTGAAGAACTACAGCTACAATGAGATCCACAACCGTCGGGTGGCCCTGGGCATCACCTGCGTCCAGTGCACGCCGGTGCAGCTGGAGAtcctccgccgggccggggccaTGCCCATCTCCTCCCGCCGCTGCGGCATGATCACCAAGCGGGAGGCGGAGAGGCTCTGCAAGTCCTTCCTGGGCGAGCACAAACCCCCCAAGCTGCCCGAGAACTTCGCTTTCGACGTGGTGCACGAGTGCGCTTGGGGATCGCGGGGCAGCTTCATCCCGGCCCGCTACAACAGCTCCCGGGCCAAGTGCATCAAGTGCAGCTACTGCAGCATGTACTTCTCCCCCAACAAGTTCATCTTCCACTCCCACCGCACCCCGGACTCCAAGTACACCCAGCCCGACGCCGCCAACTTCAACTCCTGGCGCCGGCACCTCAAGCTGAGCGACAAGACGGCGACGGAGGAGCTGTCGCACGCCTGGGAGGATGTCAAGGCCATGTTCAACGGCGGCACCCGCAAGCGGACCTTCTCCCTGCAAGGGCCCGCCGTCGGGGGGCCCGGGGCGGGTTCCCCGGCCGCCAAAACCGCGCTgcacccgcccccccccgccggccccgagcTGGCCCCGGCTCACAAGACCCTGCGGTGcggtgggcaggagccggggggcgagcgcgggggg gggggcctgggggggctgccggcggggcacggcggggcggcgggggggcacggcggggcgggcggggtgCGGAGCTACCCGGTGATCCCGGTGCCCAGCAAGGGTTTCGGGATGCTGCAGAAGCTGCCGCCgcccctcttcccccacccttACGGCTTCCCCGCCGCCGCTTTCGGACTCTGCCCCAAAAAGCAGGAGGACGCTCTGGGAGGAGGGggtgcggcgggaggcggcgggggggccggcggcgAGGCGGGCAAGGGCGGCGCGCTGCCCCCGGCTATGTTTTGGGGACCCCCGCATCCCCACCCGCACCAACCGGCCCAACCCCCCCACCAACCCGGTGCCGCCAAAGACGCCGGGGTCTACCCGTCGTTCCCGGTGTTCTGGCCGGCCGCCGGCAGCCTGCCCGTCCCGTCGTACCCGGCGCAGAGCCAGGCCAAGGCGGCGGCCACGGTCgcggtggtggcggcggcggcggctgcggcggcggcggcgggaggggggggcggaGCGGAACCTCCGTGTCTGCCGGGTCGTCACGGGGAGCTGGAGGGGGGCTCGGAGCCGTCGGGGAGCGGGAGGAGCAGCGCTACCCCCCAGGaaggggccggcggggagggggagcgttGCCCCAGCGCCCTGTCGAGGGCGGCGGGAGAGGAGGAGCGGTCGGGGGACGAGGCCCTGCTggcccccctgcccctgcccaggaAGGGCAGCTACCTCTCGGCCTTCCGCCCGGTGGTGAAGGACGCCGAGAGCATCGCCAAGCTCTACGGCACCCGGGAGGCGtacggcggc ggggggggccgcggccccggcTACCTCTCCCCGGACTTCCTCAGCGAGGGCAGCTCCAGCTACCGATCGCTTTCCCCCGGGGGGGACACGGCCGAGGAGCCCGAGGTGGACGTGGAGTCCAACCGCTTCccggaggacgaggaggaagaggccgccgccgccgccccccccgagGGCCGGGACCCGCCGCGGCTGCTGCCCGGTGCCGAGGAGCCGTCCCCCGACGGGGCCGACGGGCCGGAGGAGAAGGCGGGcgagccggcggcgggggagggcggccAGCAGcccgacggcagccccgagcggagcagcagcagcggagcCTACGag GTGTACGGGccggagcggggggagcccctGCAGCCGCTGAAGCCCACCGCCTCCCTGGGAGCCCCGGCCGCGTTTCTCTGCACCCCCGAGGCCAAGG AGCAAGATAAAGAAGACAATCACCCCGCGGCGGAGGATTTGGAGGCCAGAAAATCCTATCAGGACCAAAGGACCGTCCCgcaccccagccccgccagcgccGACCGAG caGACGACGGGCTCGGGATGGATGTCGCCGGGACTCAGCTGCTGGAAAAGGACATCGAAAATTTGGCCCGAG ACGAGTTGCAAAAACTGGTCCTGGAGCAAATGGAGCTGaggaaaaagctggagagggacttccaGAGCCTGAAAG ATAACTTCCAGGACCAGATGAAGCGGGAGCTGGCGTACCGGGAGGAGATGGTGCAGCAGCTGCAGATCGTCCGAG atacCCTCTGCAACGAGCTGGACCAGGAGAGGAAGGCGCGCTACGCCATCCAGCAAAAATTGAAAg AGGCTCACGACGCGCTGCATCACTTCTCCTGCAAAATGCTGACCCCGCGGCACTGCACGGGGAACTGCTCCTTCAAGCCGCCGCTGCTGCCCCagtga